The Ascaphus truei isolate aAscTru1 chromosome 11, aAscTru1.hap1, whole genome shotgun sequence genome includes a window with the following:
- the LOC142463004 gene encoding olfactory receptor 5V1-like, with protein sequence MFYLIYLMTLTGNLLILVLIHNDSRLHTPMYFFLGNLACLDAGSSSVTVPRMLTDLLTEFRTISLTACRAQVFFFIFFSCSEIFLLAGMSYDRYVAICHPLHYSHVMSWEVCSQLASVLWALGFSNSLIQTLCTHRLTFCGPNIIQGFFCDLPLLLQLSCTDTFINILTIFLAALFIALPALLITFIPYIEIFQTILRIPTKEGKHKAFSTCASHLSVVFIFYGTLLFTYLRPAPSHPGIGDTLVSVIYTVITPLLNPFIYSLRNKDLKGALRNTLHKHFHIGTDIRQSL encoded by the coding sequence ATGTTTTACCTCATTTATCTCATGACTTTGACCGGAAACCTTCTCATTCTTGTTCTTATCCACAATGACTCCCGTCTTCACAccccaatgtatttcttccttggTAACCTGGCGTGTTTGGACGCCGGCTCttcctctgtcactgtccctcggatGCTCACTGACTTACTCACTGAATTTAGGACAATTTCCCTAACAGCTTGTAGAGCTCAGgtgtttttcttcatttttttttcctgTTCTGAGATCTTCCTGCTGGCAGGGATGTCCTATGACAGATACGTTGCCATCTGCCACCCTCTGCATTACAGTCACGTCATGTCTTGGGAAGTCTGTTCCCAACTGGCATCAGTGCTGTGGGCTCTTGGATTCTCCAACTCATTGATACAGACACTTTGTACACACAGGTTAACCTTTTGTGGCCCAAATATCATACAGGGCTTCTTCTGTGACCTGCCCCTCCTGTTACAGCTCTCGTGCACTGACACCTTCATAAACATCCTGACCATATTTCTTGCAGCGTTATTTATAGCATTACCTGCCTTATTAATCACTTTTATCCCATACATAGAGATTTTTCAAACAATCCTGAGGATCCCGACcaaggaagggaaacacaaagctTTCTCCACCTGCGCGTCTCACCTGTCTGTGGTGTTTATCTTTTATGGAACACTTTTATTTACATATTTACGTCCCGCACCAAGTCACCCTGGGATAGGTGATACTCTGGTGTCTGTTATTTATACAGTTATTACCCCTTTATTAAACCCCTTTATTTACAGTCTGAGAAACAAGGACCTCAAAGGAGCACTTAGAAATACTCTGCACAAACACTTTCACATAGGAACAGACATTAGGCAGAGTTTATAG